The following proteins come from a genomic window of Canis lupus dingo isolate Sandy chromosome 20, ASM325472v2, whole genome shotgun sequence:
- the SNTN gene encoding sentan codes for MCGCMHSSRDQALHLEGDPSLSAAPTSTLAPRKMPKSISISKQLATIKALKKGSDLEKAIATIALIFRNSSDPDGKLGKATAKNLLQTQFRNFTEGQETKPKYKDLLSELDEHTEDKLDFEDFMILLLSITVISDLLQNIWSVKIMK; via the exons ATGTGTGGCTGTATGCACAGTAGCCGGGACCAAGCACTCCACTTGGAAGGGGACCCCAGTCTTTCTGCAGCCCCAACATCCACATTAGCACCTAGGAAAATGCCTAAAAG CATTTCGATATCAAAACAACTGGCTACAATAAAAG CTCTCAAGAAGGGCTCAGACCTGGAAAAAGCCATTGCCACCATCGCTCTGATTTTCAGAAACTCTTCTGACCCCGATGGTAAACTTGGAAAAGCTACTGCCAAAAATCTGCTGCAAACACAATTTAGGAATTTCACAGAA GGCCAAGAAACCAAACCCAAATACAAAGACCTCCTTTCTGAACTCGACGAGCACACTGAAGATAAACTTGATTTTGAGGATTTCATGATTTTGCTCTTAAGCATCACTGTAATTTCAGATTTGCTGCAAAATATATGGAGtgtaaaaatcatgaaataa